Within the Desulfatiglans anilini DSM 4660 genome, the region GAAGATGCGCTCCACCCGGTAAATCGGCTTTGATTCGACCTTCTGGTAGACGCGTACGACAAAGTCTCCGAGCACACCCAGCACCAGGAACTCGATGCCGGCAATCAGAAGCAGGAGTGCGACGAGTCCTGCACCGACGGGGCTGACCCCTTCAGACCCGAAGGCCAGAGAGGCCACCAGGCAGACAAACCCCAAAACCAGGCTCACGAAGGTCAGGAGGCAGCCGGCGATCGCCACCCGCTGGAAGACACGCCGTGAGAAATTGGTCAGAAAATCGAAGAAGAGATCGATCAGGTCCAGCATCGTGTAGCGCGAGGCTCCCCTCACGCGGGGATAATGGGCGACCGGCATCTCGGCGATCCTCGGAGCTAGACGGGTGGCCAGCGGCTTCAAGTAGCGTTGCATGTCGCCGTATTCGCGCATTTGAACAGCGATTTCCGACCGCAGGGCATTCAGCGGACAGCCGTAGTCCTTCAGCTTCTTTTTGGTGACGATATTGAGCAGGCGGGTAAACAGATAGGAGGGCAGTTGACGGAGCCAGACGGAATCCGTTCTAAAGCCCCGGATGCCGCTCACGAAGTCATATCCTTCTTCGATCTTCTCGACGAGTTTCAGGATGTCCGCCGGCTCGTTCTGCAGGTCCGCATCGAAGGTCACCAGAATCCGTCCGGACGCGGCCGCGAACCCGGCGATCGTCGCCGGGTGCTGGCCGAAATTGCGGGCGAGCTTGACGATCTTGATGGGTATGCCGCCGGTGGACGATGCCTTGAAGGTCTTCAAGATCTCCAGGCTCCGGTCCCGGCTCCCGTCATCCACAAACACCATCTCGCACTGGTACCGCGTCCCGCTGAGGACGGCCGTCATCCGATCCAGAAGGTGGGGTAGGCTTTCCTCTTCATTCAACACCGGGATCACCACTGAAATATCCATAAGGCTGTTCTCCCTTGATATCGAGCCTGGGCGGCCGGCCGCGGCATGCCCTCTGTCACCCCACCCGGGCGGTCTGCCTGGCTGCTTCATCGCCGGGGACTTTCGGCTCATGCGCCCTCACGGCCTGAAGCCCCGGGACCAGGACCGCCGAACCGCCCTCGATCGTTCCAGACACGCCGCTACGCCTGCTTGTAGCAAAATGCCCCTCCACCCGCCAGGGAAAAATGCCCGATGGAGGGCAAACCGGGCATAACGGCGCATGCGCAAGGCGGGGGCGTTGAACCTGCCGCGCAGGAGATCCTTTTCTTTTCGCTGAGCTCCGCTGACAGGATCCCCACCCGATACCATTTGTATTCGTGGATCTTCAATGCTATGGTTCAGTCGAACCGCTCCTGGCCGGGTCGGCATGGCCTCTGCGCGGAAAACTCCCTGTGCCCCGCAGGCCTGTCCGGAAAACAGGAACGACCCTCTCGCAGACCTCCAGTTCGACGCGCCGGTTGCCGGCAAGGATCGAAGGAATCCCGGATCACCATCGAGGATCATGGAAAAGACCCGCCGCCCCGTTCAACCGAAAAAGCCGTTTCTCCACCGGAAGGCTCTCACAGCCTCCGAGCGGGGCAAAGGATCTTCCTTCCTCTCCCTGCCGGATTGGGACCGCGTGGCCGCGGCGATCGGCGAGAGCCTCGGTAAACCCGACTTCGATTATTTCCGGAACGACAAGCTCGATTGTTACGATACCTTTTATTTCGCCGACAGGGTCCCTGCCCCCATGGTCCTCGATGTGGGCTGCGGCCCCGGGCACTTCATGCTCTTCGCCGCCCGGAACGGAGCCAAGGTGACAGGCCTGGACGCCTCGGCCGGCATGCTCCGGCTCACCCGTCAGCGCCTCGAGTCAGCCGGTTTCGACGGGCTCCTGCTTCAGACGGATCTCGATACGAGACTCCCTTTCCAAGAAGCGACCTTCGACCTGGTGGTCTGCGAGTCGGTGCTGAACCACATCAGGCGCCCGGCGGACGTTCTCGAAGAGATCTTCCGCGTCTTGAAAAAGGACGGCACGTTCGTGCTGGACGTCTCCAACGCCTGGGGCCTTCCCTGGCGCACGGCCATCCGGCTGGCGCAGTGGACGGGCAGCTACCCCGAAGGCCGCATCCATTGGTTGACCCCGCGCCGCGCCGAGCGGCTGGTCGAGAACGCCGGTTTCAGGGTCCACGAAACCCGCGGCCTGCACCTGATCCCCCCGCCGCGCTTCACCTCGATCGGTTTCCGCTCGAGGCCGCTCCTGCCGCCCGCCGCAGGACTACGCCTGGAGCGCCTTTTCTACCGCCTGAACCAGACGCTCGAGCGGACGGCCCCCTTCAAACACGTCTGCTTCAAATACCTGATCAAATCACGGAAACCCTGAGCGCCTAACGGTCTTCCGTATCGTGGATAGAAGCCCCGGGGTACCCCTGTCGCTCGACCGACCCTTGAGCGCAGGAAACCGCTTGCGGTTTTCGACTCCGGACATTAGACTTTTCGGATCATTTAAGAACGGGAGGAAAAACAGCATCTGTGGATCAAATCTGCGGCCTGATCGACCGAACCGGCCGGGGACCGGACGGCCGGGTCCTCGAGGCGCTGAAACGCCCCATCGCGGAGAACCGCCCCTCACAGGATTTTTTCGGCGGCCGCTGGGGGATATCCCTTGTCGAACGTCGGCCCAACCGCGCGCAGCCGCTTGATCCAGGGGAATGCTTTTCGGAGCAGGGCCCACTCGCCTGTGTTTTTTTCGGCGACCTCCACAATTCCCGGAATCTCTGCAGTGCCGTGGGCGCTGCACACACGGCCCCTTCCCCGGCCCAAGCGGTCCTCGAGGCCTATCGCCGATTCGGCCCGAGCGCCTGCGCGCTCTTGGAAGGGGCCTTTGTCCTGCTTCTCGAAGACCGCACCCAGGGCCTTTGCATGTTGGCACGCGACAAACTGGGGGCTTTCCCGCTCTACGTCCATTCCTCGGACAACCGGCTCCTGTTTGCGTCCGGCCTCGGACCACTGGTCGATTCGGGCCTCATCGCGTTAGCGCCTGACACCCGGTCCCTGGCCGACTACCTCACCTTCCAGTTCCCGCTGGAGCACCGGACCTTCTTCTCCGGGATCCGGGCCTTGCCCCCTGGAACCCTCTGCATAATTGAAAACGGCGTGCTGCGCCTCGAGGAGGCCTGGAACTTCGAATGGCAGCCCTTGGACGAACCCGCCGAGCGGTATCGAGACCGCCTGCGCCAGGCCCTCCAAGACGCGGTGACCGCCGCCGACACCCTGCCGCATCCGGTCTCCCACCTGAGCGGCGGGCTCGACAGCAGCCTCCTCGCGCTTCTTCTCTCGAAGCGCCACCCCGCGCTCGAGACCTTTTCAGGCGTCTACCCGTACGGTCCGGCCTACGACGAAAGCCTTTTCGCCTCCAAGGTCGCCGAGCACTGCAGCCTCCGGCACACGGAGGTGCACCCCGGCCCGGAAGACGTCATCCGGCTCCTGCCGGACATGGTCGCACAACTCCATGAACCGGTGAGCGACGTCGCTTTTTCCCGCTACGCCGTCGCAAAGGCCATCCGGGACCATGCACCGGAGGCCTGCACCGCCTTCTGCGGCCAGGGCGCCGACGAACTGTTCGGCGGCTACACCTTCTATCAGGACTTCATGGATCAGCGCTTCCCGGGCGGCCTTCCGGAGCAGGCCTATCAGCGCCGGCGCCTCTTTTCCCCCGAGCAGATCCGCGGCATCCTGCAGCCCGAAGCCTACGGAGGGCTTTTCGGGGCCTACGACCCTTTAGCCGTCTACGGGCTGTCCTTCGGCCGCACCGGCCCGATCCTCGACCGAGCCGCCATGGCCGACATCAGGGGCTTCCTCCCCTACTGGCTCCAGATCGAGAGCCGGATCGACGCCGCCGTCGATCTTCAGCCCCGATTCCCTTTCCTGCACCATGACGTGCGGGACCTCGCGGCACGCATCCCCGCCCACCAGAAGATCCGCGACGGCGCCGGCAAATGGATCCTGCGCCAGGCCTTCCACGAAGACCTCCCGAAGGACGTCCTGGACCATGTCAAGATCGGTTTTCGAACACCCTCGGGGATCTGGTTCAAAGACGCGCTCTTCGACTTCGCCTCCGAAGCCCTTTTGGCGGCACATTCCGGCCTTTCCAGCTTCCCCGATCTTTTCGCGCCCGCCGCCGTCAAAGACATGCTGGAGGCCAACCGCCAGGGGCGGGCAAACCTCGGGTGGCAGATCTGGACCATGCTGCTCTTCACGCTCTGGCTGGATCGGTATTTCGGGGGCAAGCCGTGCGCGTAGCCATCCTCCAACCCGGGTATCTGCCGTGGATGGGCTACTTCGACCAAATGAACCAGGTCGATGTCTTCGTGCACGCCACGGATCTCCAGTACACTCGTCAGGACTGGCGCAGCCGGAACCGCATCAAGACCCGCACCGGCTGGCAGTGGCTCACGGTCCCCGTGCACTCCAAAGGAAATTTCTTCGCCCCCATCCACAGCATCCGGGTCAACAATTCCACCCCCTGGGCCCGCAAGCACTTGAACCTCATCCGTGAACATTACCGGACCGCTCCCTTTTTCGACCTGTACTTTCCCCTCTTCGAGGAAGCGCTCAATCGTGAATGGGAGTACCTTCTCGATCTCGACCTTTATTTTATCCATCTCTTTAAAGACATCCTCCACATTACCACGCGCTGCATCGACATCCGCGACCTGCAGCTCCCTCAACCGCTCGACCGCGTCCAGCGAATCATCCAAACCTGCCTTTATCTTCATGCAACGCTTTACCTTTCAGGAGACGCGGCCAGAAATTATCTCGATGAATCCTTTTTCGCCCCCCACGGAATCGTCCTGCAATTTCACGACATGTCCCACCCCGTCTACCCTCAACTCCACGGACCCTTCATCTCCTACCTCTCCCTGATAGACCTTCTCTTCAACTGCGGCCCGGCGAGCGCCTCCTATCTCTCCTCGGCCGCCGGCCAATCACCCGTACTCACCAAACAATCCCTATAAGACGGCCATTTCGCCGCCTAGGCCACGCGCCTCTACGCATCGCGTCCCAACTCTACGTCACACCGACCTTTCTCCTGCTCAGACCAGCTAAAAACCTCTTGACAAAAAACCTTCTCCTGAATTATGCTTTCACGAGTCTTTTTACGTTCTATAGATAGTGGTTTTTGACGCGCCGGGCGCAAAAATGCTTGACATCTATGCGCTCCGTGCGATAATTCCCCAAAATGCCCATCAGCTGTAGTTATTTCAAACCTAGACGCAGAAGGGAGGTGATGAAGCCAACGGTTCTGAAAGGAAGACCCGCTTGTCCGCTTATTGTTTTTCGTTCGTTGAAATCTTCTAAGGAGGTAAAGAGATGAAAAAGGTTATTTTCAGTTTCCTCGTGTTGCTGTTAGGCATCGGCCTCGCGGCTGGGAACGTCACCGCGACATCGTACGATCCCAGCAACCAGGGTGGCTGGACCCTCAATGATGGTCCGCAGACCATGATTCCCCCGGTGACGCCCATGCTTTGGAACCACGGCAACTTGGGTGACGCCCTCTACGGCGAGATCTACCGCGCCGTCAGCAGCGATGAAGCACCGGCTTACAACTTCGTGACGTATTTCAGCGTCCAGAACACTTCCGACTACTGGGTGGCCGCCCACATCAGGCTCCGCGCGGGACGTTACAGCATAGAAGTCTACGACTTCCCCATCCTGCTGTCCCCCCGGGATGTCTTCTGGATGCAGTTCGAAGCTGTGGAGACCCCGTCAGGTGCTTTTGGGATCAAACTCTTCAGCAATGACGCAAACACGCTTGGCCACAGCGGCCTGCCTTCTCCTTGGAGTGCGGACCTCAAGACCATCCTGATCGACCAGTTCACCTATCTGATCGACTCGATGGGCTGGGACGAAGATGACATTCTGATGGAGACCACGCAGGGTCACATCGAAGTGTTCGGCCTTTTCGCGTTCAAGTGGCCCAGCAGCAATCTTCCCCCGGGTCAGAGTTTCAAGACTATCATGCCCAAATTCTACGCTAAAACTGCAGGCCTTGCCGCCCAAAACTGCACCGATTTTTACAACGAGAAGGGCGTACAGGTCGAGCCCACGGTATCCATTTTGGAGGATTACGGGTTTATCACCGCAGTCGACGTCGGCAACTACC harbors:
- a CDS encoding class I SAM-dependent methyltransferase codes for the protein MEKTRRPVQPKKPFLHRKALTASERGKGSSFLSLPDWDRVAAAIGESLGKPDFDYFRNDKLDCYDTFYFADRVPAPMVLDVGCGPGHFMLFAARNGAKVTGLDASAGMLRLTRQRLESAGFDGLLLQTDLDTRLPFQEATFDLVVCESVLNHIRRPADVLEEIFRVLKKDGTFVLDVSNAWGLPWRTAIRLAQWTGSYPEGRIHWLTPRRAERLVENAGFRVHETRGLHLIPPPRFTSIGFRSRPLLPPAAGLRLERLFYRLNQTLERTAPFKHVCFKYLIKSRKP
- a CDS encoding WbqC family protein, which produces MRVAILQPGYLPWMGYFDQMNQVDVFVHATDLQYTRQDWRSRNRIKTRTGWQWLTVPVHSKGNFFAPIHSIRVNNSTPWARKHLNLIREHYRTAPFFDLYFPLFEEALNREWEYLLDLDLYFIHLFKDILHITTRCIDIRDLQLPQPLDRVQRIIQTCLYLHATLYLSGDAARNYLDESFFAPHGIVLQFHDMSHPVYPQLHGPFISYLSLIDLLFNCGPASASYLSSAAGQSPVLTKQSL
- a CDS encoding asparagine synthetase B family protein; its protein translation is MDQICGLIDRTGRGPDGRVLEALKRPIAENRPSQDFFGGRWGISLVERRPNRAQPLDPGECFSEQGPLACVFFGDLHNSRNLCSAVGAAHTAPSPAQAVLEAYRRFGPSACALLEGAFVLLLEDRTQGLCMLARDKLGAFPLYVHSSDNRLLFASGLGPLVDSGLIALAPDTRSLADYLTFQFPLEHRTFFSGIRALPPGTLCIIENGVLRLEEAWNFEWQPLDEPAERYRDRLRQALQDAVTAADTLPHPVSHLSGGLDSSLLALLLSKRHPALETFSGVYPYGPAYDESLFASKVAEHCSLRHTEVHPGPEDVIRLLPDMVAQLHEPVSDVAFSRYAVAKAIRDHAPEACTAFCGQGADELFGGYTFYQDFMDQRFPGGLPEQAYQRRRLFSPEQIRGILQPEAYGGLFGAYDPLAVYGLSFGRTGPILDRAAMADIRGFLPYWLQIESRIDAAVDLQPRFPFLHHDVRDLAARIPAHQKIRDGAGKWILRQAFHEDLPKDVLDHVKIGFRTPSGIWFKDALFDFASEALLAAHSGLSSFPDLFAPAAVKDMLEANRQGRANLGWQIWTMLLFTLWLDRYFGGKPCA
- a CDS encoding glycosyltransferase, with the protein product MDISVVIPVLNEEESLPHLLDRMTAVLSGTRYQCEMVFVDDGSRDRSLEILKTFKASSTGGIPIKIVKLARNFGQHPATIAGFAAASGRILVTFDADLQNEPADILKLVEKIEEGYDFVSGIRGFRTDSVWLRQLPSYLFTRLLNIVTKKKLKDYGCPLNALRSEIAVQMREYGDMQRYLKPLATRLAPRIAEMPVAHYPRVRGASRYTMLDLIDLFFDFLTNFSRRVFQRVAIAGCLLTFVSLVLGFVCLVASLAFGSEGVSPVGAGLVALLLLIAGIEFLVLGVLGDFVVRVYQKVESKPIYRVERIFD